In Girardinichthys multiradiatus isolate DD_20200921_A chromosome 18, DD_fGirMul_XY1, whole genome shotgun sequence, a single window of DNA contains:
- the bloc1s3 gene encoding biogenesis of lysosome-related organelles complex 1 subunit 3 isoform X2: MSSSRYPIVVQGEASETDSDDEVYITSLTSHQTATRGIKVPGEASETDSEDDPQQAVRASVVAQESAHILRRELPPLIVVKDNPDVQSIVEDRPSPSHKPHGDTLLQQKLQESNSRLYTDVGQMVRQVYSSASKEVHSVTSQLNTSQTAIINASHNIRLILDDLKAVSEKIDIITSCQILPDININNSGSLTSSKHQ, encoded by the exons ATGTCCAGCAGCAGATACCCGATAGTGGTGCAGGGGGAGGCGTCTGAAACCGACTCTGATGATGAAGTCTACATCACCTCTCTGACTTCTCACCAAACGGCCACAAGAGGAATCAAG GTTCCTGGGGAAGCCTCTGAGACGGACAGTGAGGATGATCCGCAGCAGGCGGTTAGAGCCTCGGTAGTGGCTCAGGAGAGTGCTCACATACTCAGGAGAGAGTTGCCCCCTCTTATTGTGGTCAAAGACAATCCTGATGTTCAGTCCATAGTGGAGGACAGGCCGAGCCCTTCACACAAGCCCCATG GTGACACCCTTCTACAGCAGAAGCTGCAGGAGTCCAATAGCCGGCTGTATACCGATGTGGGGCAGATGGTTCGGCAGGTTTACAGCAGTGCCAGTAAGGAG GTCCACAGTGTAACGTCTCAGCTGAATACATCCCAGACCGCCATCATCAATGCTTCCCACAACATCAGATTAATCCTGGACGATCTGAAGGCCGTGTCCGAGAAGATCGACATCATCACCAGCTGTCAAATACTGCCTGATATTAACATCAATAATTCTGGTTCTTTAACTTCCTCTAAACACCAGTGA
- the bloc1s3 gene encoding biogenesis of lysosome-related organelles complex 1 subunit 3 isoform X1, with product MSSSRYPIVVQGEASETDSDDEVYITSLTSHQTATRGIKVPGEASETDSEDDPQQAVRASVVAQESAHILRRELPPLIVVKDNPDVQSIVEDRPSPSHKPHVGDTLLQQKLQESNSRLYTDVGQMVRQVYSSASKEVHSVTSQLNTSQTAIINASHNIRLILDDLKAVSEKIDIITSCQILPDININNSGSLTSSKHQ from the exons ATGTCCAGCAGCAGATACCCGATAGTGGTGCAGGGGGAGGCGTCTGAAACCGACTCTGATGATGAAGTCTACATCACCTCTCTGACTTCTCACCAAACGGCCACAAGAGGAATCAAG GTTCCTGGGGAAGCCTCTGAGACGGACAGTGAGGATGATCCGCAGCAGGCGGTTAGAGCCTCGGTAGTGGCTCAGGAGAGTGCTCACATACTCAGGAGAGAGTTGCCCCCTCTTATTGTGGTCAAAGACAATCCTGATGTTCAGTCCATAGTGGAGGACAGGCCGAGCCCTTCACACAAGCCCCATG TAGGTGACACCCTTCTACAGCAGAAGCTGCAGGAGTCCAATAGCCGGCTGTATACCGATGTGGGGCAGATGGTTCGGCAGGTTTACAGCAGTGCCAGTAAGGAG GTCCACAGTGTAACGTCTCAGCTGAATACATCCCAGACCGCCATCATCAATGCTTCCCACAACATCAGATTAATCCTGGACGATCTGAAGGCCGTGTCCGAGAAGATCGACATCATCACCAGCTGTCAAATACTGCCTGATATTAACATCAATAATTCTGGTTCTTTAACTTCCTCTAAACACCAGTGA
- the trappc6bl gene encoding trafficking protein particle complex subunit 6B, like codes for MLIIHPSIFNFAYSHITGCPRVNIECNRTSRSRLVVYGRFDRMADESLFEFLHMEIVSHIFNEQQSSKGEMDNKDRAACISLLEAMGFRVGQGLIERLTRDTPSFKDELDIMKFICKDFWTKVFRRQVDNLRTNHQGTYVLQDNKFSLLTQFSGGKQYLDQAPKYLAFSCGVVRGALSNLGLESVVTAEVSIMPSCKFQVVIQKL; via the exons ATGTTAATCATCCATCCAAGTATCTTTAACTTTGCCTACAGTCATATTACGGGGTGCCCTCGCGTCAATATCGAGTGCAACCGGACAAGCAGAAGTAGGCTAGTAGTGTACGGGAGGTTTGACAG AATGGCAGACGAGTCCTTGTTTGAGTTTCTGCATATGGAGATTGTTTCGCACATTTTCAACGAGCAACAGTCGAGTAAAGGAGAGATGGACAACAAG GACAGAGCGGCATGCATTTCTCTCTTAGAAGCCATGGGCTTCAGGGTGGGACAGGGACTCATCGAAAG GTTGACACGGGACACCCCCAGCTTTAAGGATGAGTTGGATATAATGAAGTTTATTTGTAAGGACTTCTGGACCAAGGTGTTCAGGAGACAAGTGGACAACCTCCGAACAAAccatcag GGGACCTATGTACTACAGGATAACAAGTTTTCTTTACTGACTCAGTTCTCCGGTGGCAAACAGTATTTGGATCAGGCCCCAAAG taTCTTGCTTTTTCTTGTGGTGTGGTAAGAGGAGCTCTGTCTAACCTTGGTCTGGAGAGTGTGGTGACTGCTGAGGTCTCCATTATGCCGTCTT GTAAGTTTCAGGTGGTCATCCAGAAGCTGTGA
- the zgc:114130 gene encoding mRNA decay activator protein ZFP36L1, translating to MPSHPLNQFSELEDLMSKNFLSLDLGEQNRPPPPLNLAMSPPGYVSELSRGASFSLSCLLADCSEDPVPTSSQWGQPSESPVPSQLAANSNQWGKFGFLSQRSISLVETRNILGASLDWSRAELKTPQSEMSPTLQAATSSSSSSSRYKTELCRSFTENGLCKYGGKCQFAHGPQELRDLNRHPKYKTEPCRTFHTIGFCPYGIRCHFIHNSEEEKKPTFSRSSSSFSSSLNIPHQPAGSSSTLRSHRPPLVRQSFSFAGFPSAPQYVLQSVLSDHTPPPPAGGTFPSSSFGSPTSCTDLSSAFLEMDSAFEASGVQQCQPSAAHVTQAHLRSPFLPSPDSGYSPSGLSPTSSPPLRQSPSANDVLLESLGTRSLSYTSLSDQDGGSSTSSLSGSESCGGSNDSNGKRLAVFSQLSVP from the coding sequence aATTTTCTCAGTCTTGACCTCGGAGAGCAGAACAGACCGCCTCCCCCTCTGAATCTGGCCATGAGTCCTCCAGGCTACGTCAGCGAGCTGTCCAGAGGCGCCTCGTTTTCTCTGTCCTGCCTGCTTGCTGATTGTTCAGAGGACCCGGTTCCGACCTCCAGCCAGTGGGGACAGCCATCAGAAAGCCCTGTCCCCTCCCAGCTTGCTGCTAATTCTAACCAGTGGGGAAAGTTTGGTTTTCTCTCTCAGCGCTCCATCAGCCTGGTGGAGACGAGGAACATACTGGGAGCAAGTCTAGACTGGTCCAGGGCTGAACTGAAGACGCCACAAAGTGAGATGAGCCCCACTTTACAGGCTGCCACATCTTCATCCAGCTCCTCATCACGCTACAAAACCGAACTCTGCAGATCTTTTACAGAGAACGGCCTGTGCAAGTACGGCGGGAAGTGTCAGTTCGCTCACGGCCCACAAGAGCTGCGCGATCTTAACAGACACCCAAAATACAAGACTGAGCCTTGTCGCACCTTTCACACCATCGGCTTCTGCCCATACGGGATCCGCTGTCACTTTATCCACAACAGTGAGGAGGAAAAGAAACCCACGTTCTCTCGTTCTTCCTCATCATTCTCCTCCTCCCTCAACATTCCTCACCAACCAGCAGGTTCCTCCTCTACCTTGCGCTCACACAGGCCTCCTCTCGTCAGGCAGAGCTTTAGCTTTGCTGGATTTCCTTCAGCTCCTCAGTATGTCCTCCAGTCTGTCTTGAGCGACCACACTCCTCCCCCTCCTGCTGGAGGCACTTTTCCATCCAGCTCATTCGGTTCTCCTACATCCTGCACTGACCTCTCTAGCGCCTTTCTGGAGATGGATTCTGCCTTTGAGGCGTCCGGTGTTCAACAGTGCCAGCCCTCCGCAGCTCACGTCACCCAGGCCCACCTGCGATCTCCCTTCCTGCCTTCCCCTGACTCCGGCTACTCCCCCAGCGGACTGTCTCCTACCAGTTCGCCCCCCCTTCGACAGAGCCCCAGCGCCAACGATGTCCTCTTGGAGTCGTTGGGCACCCGCTCCCTCTCCTACACCTCTCTGTCAGACCAGGACGGAGGCAGCTCCACAAGCTCGCTCAGTGGATCCGAATCCTGCGGTGGGAGTAACGACAGCAACGGGAAACGCTTGGCAGTGTTCAGCCAGCTGTCTGTTCCTTAA